The following is a genomic window from Capnocytophaga stomatis.
ATTGAAAACTCAGCTTGAGGTTTCCAAAGAAAATTTGAAACGTACTCAGGATTTAATTGAAGCAGGCTCACTTCCCAAAGGAGATTATTACGAGGCTGAATCACAGTTTTTCTCTCAGGAACAGCAAATTATCGCCACTGAAAATGCTCTTTTTATTTCAAAAATGGGATTGGCACAGTTGTTATTGCTGAAAAATTATCAGGATTTTGAAATTGCAGATACTTCTCTTGAAATTCCCCTAACTGATATTCTTTCAAAAACGCCTGCCGAAATTTTCGAAAAAGCAAAAGAAGTTACTCAAGATGTGAAAATTGCTCAGGCAAATGTAGATTTGGCAGAAAAAAGTCTGCAATTAGCCCGTTCCTCTTATTCTCCAAGGCTTTCGGCTCAGTGGGGATATAATTCACGTTGGTCGAAGAATTATCCTGAAAATTTTTGGAAACAGATTGACCAAAATAAAGGAATGTACGCGGGATTATCGCTAACCATTCCGGTATTCAATGGTTTTTCAACTGTGGGAAATGTTAAACGTCAGGAAATCAATTTGTTGAGAAGCCAATGGAATAAGCAACAAACAGAACTTACTATGGAAAAGAATGTTTATCAGGCTTATACAGATGCATCGAATGCTAAAAAACTTTTTGAGGCTACCGAAAAAACGTTGCAGGCAAAAAAGCAATCGTACGCTTATGCTAAAGAGCGTTATGATGTAGGTTTGATGAATACTTTTGATTTTAATCAAGCAAAATATCAATATGAAAATGCTGAAAACGAAAGTATTAAGGCGAAATATCAATATATTTTTAAAATAAAAGTATTACAATATTATTTCAATGGGTTGAATATCAATAAATAAAAAATTATTTTTTATTATTTCGAGATTTTCATATAAATAGTTGTTTTTAAATTTGTGAAATACTATGAAAAAAAAGACTTTATTCATAATTATAGCGGTTGTTCTGGGTTTAATATTGCTGATTGTAGGCAAAAAAGCCGGGTGGTTTGGAGGAGAACCTGAGGGTAAAGAAGTGGAAACTCAAGAAGTTGTTTTAGAAACACTAACGCAAAAAGTTTCGGCTACGGGTAAAATTCAACCTGAATTGGAAATCAAATTATCTTCCGAAGTATCAGGTGAAATTATTGAACTTCCTGTGGTTGAGGGACAAATGGTAAAGAAAGGCGATTTGCTGGTACGTGTTAATCCCAATGTTTACGAATCTGTTGTAAATAGAAGTGTAGCAGGACTTGAAACAGTGAAAGCTTCATTACAGCAAGCCGAAGCAAGCCTGAAAGAAAGTGAAGAGAGTTACAAACGCAGCAAGATTTTGTATGAAAAAGGCGTAATTTCAAAATCGGATTGGGAGAAAGCTACATCTGCCTATGATATTGCTAAAGCAAACAGAGAATCAGCTCGTTATAATGTTCAGAGTGCAATGGCAAGTGTAACGGAATCTCGAGATAATTTAAGAAAGACAACCATTTTTTCGCCAACTAACGGAACTATTTCCAAACTTAGCGTAGAATTGGGTGAGAGGGTTGTAGGTACGGTTCAGATGACGGGGACGGAAATTATGCGTGTTGCAGATTTAAGCCGAATGGAAGTGGAAGTTGATGTAAATGAGAATGATATAGTAAAAGTAAGTGTAGGTGATAGCGTTAATGTTGAGGTTGATGCATATTTGAAAAAAGTATTTAAAGGAACTGTAACCAATATCGCAAATACGGCAAATGCAACAACGAGTGTTGATCAGGTTACAAACTTTAAAGTAAAAATTCGTATAGAGGAGAGTTCTTATCAGGATTTATTGAAAGACAAGAAAGCAGGTTATTCGCCTTTCCGACCAGGAATGACAGCAACGGTGGATATACTTACTGAAAGTAAAAAAGATGTGCTTGCAGTGCCAATAAGTGCTATTGTGGTTAAAAAAATGTCAGAAATTAATCCTG
Proteins encoded in this region:
- a CDS encoding TolC family protein — translated: MKKLLHVVLLISSFSAYSQKLWTLEDCIEYALQNNISIKQSEIDLKATDIDKLQARGVFFPSLNGNVTYNLNEGKNINPVTNQYENAFFQSASGGVNMDVTVFAGLQNWRRLKLAELNKIASQYKLDKMKDDIILMVINAYLEILSNKEQIKKLKTQLEVSKENLKRTQDLIEAGSLPKGDYYEAESQFFSQEQQIIATENALFISKMGLAQLLLLKNYQDFEIADTSLEIPLTDILSKTPAEIFEKAKEVTQDVKIAQANVDLAEKSLQLARSSYSPRLSAQWGYNSRWSKNYPENFWKQIDQNKGMYAGLSLTIPVFNGFSTVGNVKRQEINLLRSQWNKQQTELTMEKNVYQAYTDASNAKKLFEATEKTLQAKKQSYAYAKERYDVGLMNTFDFNQAKYQYENAENESIKAKYQYIFKIKVLQYYFNGLNINK
- a CDS encoding efflux RND transporter periplasmic adaptor subunit → MKKKTLFIIIAVVLGLILLIVGKKAGWFGGEPEGKEVETQEVVLETLTQKVSATGKIQPELEIKLSSEVSGEIIELPVVEGQMVKKGDLLVRVNPNVYESVVNRSVAGLETVKASLQQAEASLKESEESYKRSKILYEKGVISKSDWEKATSAYDIAKANRESARYNVQSAMASVTESRDNLRKTTIFSPTNGTISKLSVELGERVVGTVQMTGTEIMRVADLSRMEVEVDVNENDIVKVSVGDSVNVEVDAYLKKVFKGTVTNIANTANATTSVDQVTNFKVKIRIEESSYQDLLKDKKAGYSPFRPGMTATVDILTESKKDVLAVPISAIVVKKMSEINPEVSKEEAEKRQEAVFVLKDGKAELKAVTTGIQDNTNIEVLSGIEKGEQIIIGPYNLVGKTLKKGDKVIKKAKDKKDEEKKNSN